The following are encoded in a window of Schistocerca nitens isolate TAMUIC-IGC-003100 chromosome 9, iqSchNite1.1, whole genome shotgun sequence genomic DNA:
- the LOC126204111 gene encoding uncharacterized protein LOC126204111, with the protein MEEATLVLISTFNIGSIVVKMALFVRRRWQYFALVRRVDGLMLVQSELCSQDPILGHLLWRSKRTAARLTTAMLLLMVSQYVTWYPMPLIMKGGARRLPLAQHPWDNNSNYYELSYAVQCMAGAWMTQISFGIDCLFVSIMILVAAQMKILASRVARLKMRGDGFWRKRHTIKSTGDNVYRELCLCIETHQQILRYVEKRLLISMNSAKLVLVKERSTHEEWTTWL; encoded by the coding sequence ATGGAGGAAGCAACGCTAGTACTCATAAGTACTTTCAACATCGGGAGCATCGTCGTCAAGATGGCGCTCTTCGTGAGGCGCAGATGGCAGTACTTTGCCCTGGTCCGAAGAGTGGACGGTCTGATGCTGGTGCAGAGCGAACTCTGCTCCCAGGACCCGATCCTCGGTCACTTGCTGTGGCGCTCCAAGAGAACCGCGGCGCGCCTCACCACGGCCATGCTACTGCTCATGGTGTCCCAGTACGTCACGTGGTACCCCATGCCGCTCATCATGAAAGGAGGTGCGCGCCGTTTGCCCCTAGCGCAGCATCCCTGGGACAACAACAGCAATTATTACGAGCTGTCATACGCTGTGCAGTGCATGGCCGGAGCGTGGATGACGCAGATCAGCTTCGGCATCGACTGCCTCTTTGTATCCATCATGATCCTGGTGGCCGCGCAAATGAAGATCCTCGCGTCGCGCGTGGCCCGTCTGAAGATGCGTGGCGACGGATTTTGGCGCAAGCGGCACACGATTAAAAGTACCGGAGACAATGTATACAGAGAATTGTGTCTCTGTATTGAAACCCATCAGCAGATTCTCAGGTACGTTGAAAAGCGCCTTCTTATTTCAATGAATTCTGCGAAGCTTGTCTTGGTCAAAGAACGGAGTACGCACGAGGAATGGACCACGTGGTTATAA